The following proteins are encoded in a genomic region of Micropterus dolomieu isolate WLL.071019.BEF.003 ecotype Adirondacks linkage group LG04, ASM2129224v1, whole genome shotgun sequence:
- the abcg2b gene encoding broad substrate specificity ATP-binding cassette transporter ABCG2b isoform X5 — MGKNLTGLQRTLTSSPSNTFVVLTVSQMSKREQIVCSVEEYFQELGPTVTFSNLHYCVQEKRLCCKRGPEKYILKDVSGIMRPGMNAIMGATGSGKTSLLDVIAGRKDPAGLQQGKVLVDGKVVTSDLRLSSAYVVQDDILMGTLTVKENLQFSANLRLKPQHHSSTDKKSRVDAIIQELGLTDCADTKIGTEFLRGVSGGERKRCSIGMELVTSPSLLFLDEPTTGLDSNSANCIISVLHRLSRKGEVVYAGAADHALEYFTDLGYQIESFNNPADFFMDITNGEAVSTLESLTAVECKDTLAMKYSQSQLCRNVLEELDHVNQSVAERAKSQDKGADFATSFLYQMHVVCGRTVLNTLRNPQTSYAQLALNIFFAILVGLIYYQMPLTLPEALQNRNGAFFFLILNMVFGNLSAVELFINERAIFIHENSSGYYRTSVYFLSKVFADLIPNRIFPIFAFSIIAYYMMGLKPAFEAFMCFALTMCLVSLAGVSLAFLASASASSFGMANILIALPFVFMMVFGGFLVNLNTMLSWLSWLKWISIFRYGLNAAFINEMTGQIFYSNTTMIPGELFLISQDIDYSVWGFWQNQVALLGIILVCMFLAYVQLRRINRWK, encoded by the exons ATggggaagaacttgactggcctgcagaGAACCCTGACCTCAtccccatccaacacctttgttGTGCTGACTGTGAGCCAG ATGTCTAAGAGGGAGCAGATTGTTTGCAGTGTTGAGGAGTATTTCCAGGAACTAGGGCCAACTGTTACATTCAGCAACCTGCACTACTGTGTTCAGGAGAAGAGGCTCTGCTGCAAGAGAGGTCCTGAAAAATACATCCTCAAAGATGTGAG TGGCATCATGAGACCTGGGATGAATGCTATCATGGGCGCCACTGGAAGTGGAAAAACATC ACTCCTGGATGTAATCGCAGGCAGAAAAGACCCTGCTGGACTGCAGCAAGGAAAGGTCTTGGTGGATGGGAAAGTCGTCACATCTGACCTCAGGCTCAGCTCTGCTTATGTGGTTCAG GATGACATCCTGATGGGCACACTGACTGTGAAGGAGAACCTTCAGTTCAGTGCCAACCTCCGTCTCAAACCTCAGCATcactcctccactgataaaaagAGCAGAGTAGATGCCATCATACAAGAACTGGGCCTAACAGACTGTGCAGACACTAAG ATAGGGACAGAGTTTCTGCGTGGCGTATCTGGAggtgaaaggaagaggtgtagCATCGGGATGGAGCTCGTCACCTCTCCCTCTTTGCTGTTTCTGGATGAACCGACCACCGGGCTAGATTCCAACAGTGCAAACTGTATCATCAGTGTACTGCACAG GCTGTCCAGAAAAG GGGAGGTAGTGTATGCAGGAGCAGCAGACCATGCACTGGAGTACTTCACAGACCTTG GCTACCAAATTGAGTCCTTCAACAACCCTGCTGATTTCTTTATGGACATCACAAATGGAGAGGCAGTATCAACATTAGAATCACTTACTGCAG TAGAGTGTAAAGACACACTGGCAATGAAATACAGTCAGTCTCAACTTTGCCGGAATGTGCTTGAGGAGTTGGATCATGTGAACCAGAGCGTTGCTGAAAGGGCCAAAAGTCAAGACAAGGGAGCCGACTTTGCCACCTCTTTCCTCTATCAG atGCATGTGGTCTGTGGCAGGACGGTGCTAAACACTCTGAGGAACCCTCAGACCTCTTATGCCCAGTTGGCTCTCAACATCTTTTTTGCAATTCTGGTGGGACTCATTTATTACCAAATGCCCTTAACGCTGCCCGAGGCTTTACAGAACAG GAATGGAGCGTTCTTCTTCCTTATCCTCAACATGGTGTTTGGGAATCTCTCTGCAGTGGAACTCTTTATCAATGAAAGGGCAATATTCAT TCACGAGAACTCCAGTGGCTATTACCGTACTTCTGTCTATTTCCTGTCCAAGGTCTTCGCTGATCTCATCCCCAACCGCATCTTCCCTATCTTTGCGTTTTCAATCATAGCCTACTATATGATGG GGTTGAAGCCTGCTTTTGAGGCCTTCATGTGTTTTGCCCTGACCATGTGTCTGGTCAGTCTGGCAGGAGTCAGTCTGGCCTTCCTCGCCTCAGCAAGTGCATCTTCATTTGGCATGGCTAATATCCTCATTGCTCTACCCTTCGTCTTCATGATG GTCTTTGGTGGATTTCTTGTTAATCTCAATACCATGCTGAGCTGGCTCTCCTGGCTGAAATGGATCAGTATCTTCAGATATGGATTGAAT GCTGCATTCATCAACGAGATGACAGGACAGATTTTCTACAGTAACACCACTAT GATCCCAGGGGAGCTGTTCCTGATAAGCCAGGACATCGACTACTCTGTGTGGGGCTTCTGGCAGAACCAGGTGGCTCTGCTGGGAATCATATTGGTCTGCATGTTCCTGGCCTACGTACAGCTGCGACGAATCAACCGCTGGAAATGA
- the abcg2b gene encoding broad substrate specificity ATP-binding cassette transporter ABCG2b isoform X4: MSKREQIVCSVEEYFQELGPTVTFSNLHYCVQEKRLCCKRGPEKYILKDVSGIMRPGMNAIMGATGSGKTSLLDVIAGRKDPAGLQQGKVLVDGKVVTSDLRLSSAYVVQDDILMGTLTVKENLQFSANLRLKPQHHSSTDKKSRVDAIIQELGLTDCADTKIGTEFLRGVSGGERKRCSIGMELVTSPSLLFLDEPTTGLDSNSANCIISVLHRLSRKGKTVIFSIHQPRYSIFRQFDHLTLMHKGEVVYAGAADHALEYFTDLGYQIESFNNPADFFMDITNGEAVSTLESLTAVECKDTLAMKYSQSQLCRNVLEELDHVNQSVAERAKSQDKGADFATSFLYQMHVVCGRTVLNTLRNPQTSYAQLALNIFFAILVGLIYYQMPLTLPEALQNRNGAFFFLILNMVFGNLSAVELFINERAIFIHENSSGYYRTSVYFLSKVFADLIPNRIFPIFAFSIIAYYMMGLKPAFEAFMCFALTMCLVSLAGVSLAFLASASASSFGMANILIALPFVFMMVFGGFLVNLNTMLSWLSWLKWISIFRYGLNAAFINEMTGQIFYSNTTMIPGELFLISQDIDYSVWGFWQNQVALLGIILVCMFLAYVQLRRINRWK, translated from the exons ATGTCTAAGAGGGAGCAGATTGTTTGCAGTGTTGAGGAGTATTTCCAGGAACTAGGGCCAACTGTTACATTCAGCAACCTGCACTACTGTGTTCAGGAGAAGAGGCTCTGCTGCAAGAGAGGTCCTGAAAAATACATCCTCAAAGATGTGAG TGGCATCATGAGACCTGGGATGAATGCTATCATGGGCGCCACTGGAAGTGGAAAAACATC ACTCCTGGATGTAATCGCAGGCAGAAAAGACCCTGCTGGACTGCAGCAAGGAAAGGTCTTGGTGGATGGGAAAGTCGTCACATCTGACCTCAGGCTCAGCTCTGCTTATGTGGTTCAG GATGACATCCTGATGGGCACACTGACTGTGAAGGAGAACCTTCAGTTCAGTGCCAACCTCCGTCTCAAACCTCAGCATcactcctccactgataaaaagAGCAGAGTAGATGCCATCATACAAGAACTGGGCCTAACAGACTGTGCAGACACTAAG ATAGGGACAGAGTTTCTGCGTGGCGTATCTGGAggtgaaaggaagaggtgtagCATCGGGATGGAGCTCGTCACCTCTCCCTCTTTGCTGTTTCTGGATGAACCGACCACCGGGCTAGATTCCAACAGTGCAAACTGTATCATCAGTGTACTGCACAG GCTGTCCAGAAAAGGTAAGACTGTGATCTTCTCCATCCACCAGCCACGCTACTCCATTTTCAGACAGTTTGACCATCTGACTCTGATGCATAAAGGGGAGGTAGTGTATGCAGGAGCAGCAGACCATGCACTGGAGTACTTCACAGACCTTG GCTACCAAATTGAGTCCTTCAACAACCCTGCTGATTTCTTTATGGACATCACAAATGGAGAGGCAGTATCAACATTAGAATCACTTACTGCAG TAGAGTGTAAAGACACACTGGCAATGAAATACAGTCAGTCTCAACTTTGCCGGAATGTGCTTGAGGAGTTGGATCATGTGAACCAGAGCGTTGCTGAAAGGGCCAAAAGTCAAGACAAGGGAGCCGACTTTGCCACCTCTTTCCTCTATCAG atGCATGTGGTCTGTGGCAGGACGGTGCTAAACACTCTGAGGAACCCTCAGACCTCTTATGCCCAGTTGGCTCTCAACATCTTTTTTGCAATTCTGGTGGGACTCATTTATTACCAAATGCCCTTAACGCTGCCCGAGGCTTTACAGAACAG GAATGGAGCGTTCTTCTTCCTTATCCTCAACATGGTGTTTGGGAATCTCTCTGCAGTGGAACTCTTTATCAATGAAAGGGCAATATTCAT TCACGAGAACTCCAGTGGCTATTACCGTACTTCTGTCTATTTCCTGTCCAAGGTCTTCGCTGATCTCATCCCCAACCGCATCTTCCCTATCTTTGCGTTTTCAATCATAGCCTACTATATGATGG GGTTGAAGCCTGCTTTTGAGGCCTTCATGTGTTTTGCCCTGACCATGTGTCTGGTCAGTCTGGCAGGAGTCAGTCTGGCCTTCCTCGCCTCAGCAAGTGCATCTTCATTTGGCATGGCTAATATCCTCATTGCTCTACCCTTCGTCTTCATGATG GTCTTTGGTGGATTTCTTGTTAATCTCAATACCATGCTGAGCTGGCTCTCCTGGCTGAAATGGATCAGTATCTTCAGATATGGATTGAAT GCTGCATTCATCAACGAGATGACAGGACAGATTTTCTACAGTAACACCACTAT GATCCCAGGGGAGCTGTTCCTGATAAGCCAGGACATCGACTACTCTGTGTGGGGCTTCTGGCAGAACCAGGTGGCTCTGCTGGGAATCATATTGGTCTGCATGTTCCTGGCCTACGTACAGCTGCGACGAATCAACCGCTGGAAATGA
- the abcg2b gene encoding broad substrate specificity ATP-binding cassette transporter ABCG2b isoform X1 — MGKNLTGLQRTLTSSPSNTFVVLTVSQMSKREQIVCSVEEYFQELGPTVTFSNLHYCVQEKRLCCKRGPEKYILKDVSGIMRPGMNAIMGATGSGKTSLLDVIAGRKDPAGLQQGKVLVDGKVVTSDLRLSSAYVVQDDILMGTLTVKENLQFSANLRLKPQHHSSTDKKSRVDAIIQELGLTDCADTKIGTEFLRGVSGGERKRCSIGMELVTSPSLLFLDEPTTGLDSNSANCIISVLHRLSRKGKTVIFSIHQPRYSIFRQFDHLTLMHKGEVVYAGAADHALEYFTDLGYQIESFNNPADFFMDITNGEAVSTLESLTAVECKDTLAMKYSQSQLCRNVLEELDHVNQSVAERAKSQDKGADFATSFLYQMHVVCGRTVLNTLRNPQTSYAQLALNIFFAILVGLIYYQMPLTLPEALQNRNGAFFFLILNMVFGNLSAVELFINERAIFIHENSSGYYRTSVYFLSKVFADLIPNRIFPIFAFSIIAYYMMGLKPAFEAFMCFALTMCLVSLAGVSLAFLASASASSFGMANILIALPFVFMMVFGGFLVNLNTMLSWLSWLKWISIFRYGLNAAFINEMTGQIFYSNTTMIPGELFLISQDIDYSVWGFWQNQVALLGIILVCMFLAYVQLRRINRWK; from the exons ATggggaagaacttgactggcctgcagaGAACCCTGACCTCAtccccatccaacacctttgttGTGCTGACTGTGAGCCAG ATGTCTAAGAGGGAGCAGATTGTTTGCAGTGTTGAGGAGTATTTCCAGGAACTAGGGCCAACTGTTACATTCAGCAACCTGCACTACTGTGTTCAGGAGAAGAGGCTCTGCTGCAAGAGAGGTCCTGAAAAATACATCCTCAAAGATGTGAG TGGCATCATGAGACCTGGGATGAATGCTATCATGGGCGCCACTGGAAGTGGAAAAACATC ACTCCTGGATGTAATCGCAGGCAGAAAAGACCCTGCTGGACTGCAGCAAGGAAAGGTCTTGGTGGATGGGAAAGTCGTCACATCTGACCTCAGGCTCAGCTCTGCTTATGTGGTTCAG GATGACATCCTGATGGGCACACTGACTGTGAAGGAGAACCTTCAGTTCAGTGCCAACCTCCGTCTCAAACCTCAGCATcactcctccactgataaaaagAGCAGAGTAGATGCCATCATACAAGAACTGGGCCTAACAGACTGTGCAGACACTAAG ATAGGGACAGAGTTTCTGCGTGGCGTATCTGGAggtgaaaggaagaggtgtagCATCGGGATGGAGCTCGTCACCTCTCCCTCTTTGCTGTTTCTGGATGAACCGACCACCGGGCTAGATTCCAACAGTGCAAACTGTATCATCAGTGTACTGCACAG GCTGTCCAGAAAAGGTAAGACTGTGATCTTCTCCATCCACCAGCCACGCTACTCCATTTTCAGACAGTTTGACCATCTGACTCTGATGCATAAAGGGGAGGTAGTGTATGCAGGAGCAGCAGACCATGCACTGGAGTACTTCACAGACCTTG GCTACCAAATTGAGTCCTTCAACAACCCTGCTGATTTCTTTATGGACATCACAAATGGAGAGGCAGTATCAACATTAGAATCACTTACTGCAG TAGAGTGTAAAGACACACTGGCAATGAAATACAGTCAGTCTCAACTTTGCCGGAATGTGCTTGAGGAGTTGGATCATGTGAACCAGAGCGTTGCTGAAAGGGCCAAAAGTCAAGACAAGGGAGCCGACTTTGCCACCTCTTTCCTCTATCAG atGCATGTGGTCTGTGGCAGGACGGTGCTAAACACTCTGAGGAACCCTCAGACCTCTTATGCCCAGTTGGCTCTCAACATCTTTTTTGCAATTCTGGTGGGACTCATTTATTACCAAATGCCCTTAACGCTGCCCGAGGCTTTACAGAACAG GAATGGAGCGTTCTTCTTCCTTATCCTCAACATGGTGTTTGGGAATCTCTCTGCAGTGGAACTCTTTATCAATGAAAGGGCAATATTCAT TCACGAGAACTCCAGTGGCTATTACCGTACTTCTGTCTATTTCCTGTCCAAGGTCTTCGCTGATCTCATCCCCAACCGCATCTTCCCTATCTTTGCGTTTTCAATCATAGCCTACTATATGATGG GGTTGAAGCCTGCTTTTGAGGCCTTCATGTGTTTTGCCCTGACCATGTGTCTGGTCAGTCTGGCAGGAGTCAGTCTGGCCTTCCTCGCCTCAGCAAGTGCATCTTCATTTGGCATGGCTAATATCCTCATTGCTCTACCCTTCGTCTTCATGATG GTCTTTGGTGGATTTCTTGTTAATCTCAATACCATGCTGAGCTGGCTCTCCTGGCTGAAATGGATCAGTATCTTCAGATATGGATTGAAT GCTGCATTCATCAACGAGATGACAGGACAGATTTTCTACAGTAACACCACTAT GATCCCAGGGGAGCTGTTCCTGATAAGCCAGGACATCGACTACTCTGTGTGGGGCTTCTGGCAGAACCAGGTGGCTCTGCTGGGAATCATATTGGTCTGCATGTTCCTGGCCTACGTACAGCTGCGACGAATCAACCGCTGGAAATGA
- the abcg2b gene encoding broad substrate specificity ATP-binding cassette transporter ABCG2b isoform X3 — protein MITYSFTCMSLRQTAQMSKREQIVCSVEEYFQELGPTVTFSNLHYCVQEKRLCCKRGPEKYILKDVSGIMRPGMNAIMGATGSGKTSLLDVIAGRKDPAGLQQGKVLVDGKVVTSDLRLSSAYVVQDDILMGTLTVKENLQFSANLRLKPQHHSSTDKKSRVDAIIQELGLTDCADTKIGTEFLRGVSGGERKRCSIGMELVTSPSLLFLDEPTTGLDSNSANCIISVLHRLSRKGKTVIFSIHQPRYSIFRQFDHLTLMHKGEVVYAGAADHALEYFTDLGYQIESFNNPADFFMDITNGEAVSTLESLTAVECKDTLAMKYSQSQLCRNVLEELDHVNQSVAERAKSQDKGADFATSFLYQMHVVCGRTVLNTLRNPQTSYAQLALNIFFAILVGLIYYQMPLTLPEALQNRNGAFFFLILNMVFGNLSAVELFINERAIFIHENSSGYYRTSVYFLSKVFADLIPNRIFPIFAFSIIAYYMMGLKPAFEAFMCFALTMCLVSLAGVSLAFLASASASSFGMANILIALPFVFMMVFGGFLVNLNTMLSWLSWLKWISIFRYGLNAAFINEMTGQIFYSNTTMIPGELFLISQDIDYSVWGFWQNQVALLGIILVCMFLAYVQLRRINRWK, from the exons ATGATTACATACTCTTTCACCTGTATGTCTCTCCGCCAGACTGCACAG ATGTCTAAGAGGGAGCAGATTGTTTGCAGTGTTGAGGAGTATTTCCAGGAACTAGGGCCAACTGTTACATTCAGCAACCTGCACTACTGTGTTCAGGAGAAGAGGCTCTGCTGCAAGAGAGGTCCTGAAAAATACATCCTCAAAGATGTGAG TGGCATCATGAGACCTGGGATGAATGCTATCATGGGCGCCACTGGAAGTGGAAAAACATC ACTCCTGGATGTAATCGCAGGCAGAAAAGACCCTGCTGGACTGCAGCAAGGAAAGGTCTTGGTGGATGGGAAAGTCGTCACATCTGACCTCAGGCTCAGCTCTGCTTATGTGGTTCAG GATGACATCCTGATGGGCACACTGACTGTGAAGGAGAACCTTCAGTTCAGTGCCAACCTCCGTCTCAAACCTCAGCATcactcctccactgataaaaagAGCAGAGTAGATGCCATCATACAAGAACTGGGCCTAACAGACTGTGCAGACACTAAG ATAGGGACAGAGTTTCTGCGTGGCGTATCTGGAggtgaaaggaagaggtgtagCATCGGGATGGAGCTCGTCACCTCTCCCTCTTTGCTGTTTCTGGATGAACCGACCACCGGGCTAGATTCCAACAGTGCAAACTGTATCATCAGTGTACTGCACAG GCTGTCCAGAAAAGGTAAGACTGTGATCTTCTCCATCCACCAGCCACGCTACTCCATTTTCAGACAGTTTGACCATCTGACTCTGATGCATAAAGGGGAGGTAGTGTATGCAGGAGCAGCAGACCATGCACTGGAGTACTTCACAGACCTTG GCTACCAAATTGAGTCCTTCAACAACCCTGCTGATTTCTTTATGGACATCACAAATGGAGAGGCAGTATCAACATTAGAATCACTTACTGCAG TAGAGTGTAAAGACACACTGGCAATGAAATACAGTCAGTCTCAACTTTGCCGGAATGTGCTTGAGGAGTTGGATCATGTGAACCAGAGCGTTGCTGAAAGGGCCAAAAGTCAAGACAAGGGAGCCGACTTTGCCACCTCTTTCCTCTATCAG atGCATGTGGTCTGTGGCAGGACGGTGCTAAACACTCTGAGGAACCCTCAGACCTCTTATGCCCAGTTGGCTCTCAACATCTTTTTTGCAATTCTGGTGGGACTCATTTATTACCAAATGCCCTTAACGCTGCCCGAGGCTTTACAGAACAG GAATGGAGCGTTCTTCTTCCTTATCCTCAACATGGTGTTTGGGAATCTCTCTGCAGTGGAACTCTTTATCAATGAAAGGGCAATATTCAT TCACGAGAACTCCAGTGGCTATTACCGTACTTCTGTCTATTTCCTGTCCAAGGTCTTCGCTGATCTCATCCCCAACCGCATCTTCCCTATCTTTGCGTTTTCAATCATAGCCTACTATATGATGG GGTTGAAGCCTGCTTTTGAGGCCTTCATGTGTTTTGCCCTGACCATGTGTCTGGTCAGTCTGGCAGGAGTCAGTCTGGCCTTCCTCGCCTCAGCAAGTGCATCTTCATTTGGCATGGCTAATATCCTCATTGCTCTACCCTTCGTCTTCATGATG GTCTTTGGTGGATTTCTTGTTAATCTCAATACCATGCTGAGCTGGCTCTCCTGGCTGAAATGGATCAGTATCTTCAGATATGGATTGAAT GCTGCATTCATCAACGAGATGACAGGACAGATTTTCTACAGTAACACCACTAT GATCCCAGGGGAGCTGTTCCTGATAAGCCAGGACATCGACTACTCTGTGTGGGGCTTCTGGCAGAACCAGGTGGCTCTGCTGGGAATCATATTGGTCTGCATGTTCCTGGCCTACGTACAGCTGCGACGAATCAACCGCTGGAAATGA
- the zgc:77849 gene encoding UPF0472 protein C16orf72 homolog: MEERKEEGEAEIQEHGPEHWFSKWERQCLAEAEQDVPNEEETEQSQQKLWHLFQNSATAVAQLYKDRVCQQQGLSLWVPFQNAATAVTNLYKESMEARQRSYDLGIHLGYQRRNKDVIAWVKKRRRTIRREDLISFLCGKVPPPRTARAPPRVAMVSASRPSAPETGSSVETDLQPFREAIALHGLSGAMASISVRSGPPGSPTHPAQSLSRRRNGLHDMDLNTFIAEEMALHLDSTANRKRGPAPCSDVITDSPTHKRNRML; encoded by the exons atggaggagaggaaggaggagggagaagcgGAGATCCAAGAACACGGCCCCGAACACTGGTTCTCAAAATGGGAACGGCAGTGCTTAGCAGAGGCCGAACAGGATGTTCCGAACGAGGAGGAGACGGAACAAAGCCAACAGAAACTGTGGCACCTCTTTCAGAACTCAGCCACCGCGGTAGCACAGCTATACAAAG ATAGAGTATGTCAGCAGCAAGGCCTCTCTCTCTGGGTGCCCTTCCAGAATGCAGCGACAGCTGTCACTAACCTGTATAAAG AAAGTATGGAGGCCCGCCAACGGAGCTATGACCTGGGCATCCACTTAGGCTACCAGCGCAGGAATAAGGATGTGATTGCATGGGTTAAGAAACGCAGAAGAACGATCAGGCGTGAAGACCTCATCAGCTTCCTGTGTGGCAAAGTTCCACCTCCACGAACGGCTCGCGCCCCGCCCAGAGTTGCCATGGTGTCTGCAAGCCGACCATCAGCCCCAGAGACAGGCAGCTCTGTGGAGACCGACCTGCAGCCTTTTAGAGAGGCCATAGCACTGCATG gtCTTAGCGGTGCCATGGCAAGCATTTCTGTGCGTTCTGGTCCTCCCGGTTCCCCAACTCACCCCGCCCAGTCCCTCAGTCGCCGTAGGAATGGTCTCCATGACATGGACCTCAACACCTTCATTGCTGAGGAGATGGCGCTCCATTTGGATTCCACAGCCAATCGTAAACGAGGCCCTGCCCCCTGTAGTGATGTCATCACAGACTCACCTACTCATAAACGGAACAGGATGCTCTGA
- the abcg2b gene encoding broad substrate specificity ATP-binding cassette transporter ABCG2b isoform X2 produces MGKNLTGLQRTLTSSPSNTFVVLTVSQMSKREQIVCSVEEYFQELGPTVTFSNLHYCVQEKRLCCKRGPEKYILKDVSGIMRPGMNAIMGATGSGKTSLLDVIAGRKDPAGLQQGKVLVDGKVVTSDLRLSSAYVVQDDILMGTLTVKENLQFSANLRLKPQHHSSTDKKSRVDAIIQELGLTDCADTKIGTEFLRGVSGGERKRCSIGMELVTSPSLLFLDEPTTGLDSNSANCIISVLHRLSRKGKTVIFSIHQPRYSIFRQFDHLTLMHKGEVVYAGAADHALEYFTDLGYQIESFNNPADFFMDITNGEAVSTLESLTAECKDTLAMKYSQSQLCRNVLEELDHVNQSVAERAKSQDKGADFATSFLYQMHVVCGRTVLNTLRNPQTSYAQLALNIFFAILVGLIYYQMPLTLPEALQNRNGAFFFLILNMVFGNLSAVELFINERAIFIHENSSGYYRTSVYFLSKVFADLIPNRIFPIFAFSIIAYYMMGLKPAFEAFMCFALTMCLVSLAGVSLAFLASASASSFGMANILIALPFVFMMVFGGFLVNLNTMLSWLSWLKWISIFRYGLNAAFINEMTGQIFYSNTTMIPGELFLISQDIDYSVWGFWQNQVALLGIILVCMFLAYVQLRRINRWK; encoded by the exons ATggggaagaacttgactggcctgcagaGAACCCTGACCTCAtccccatccaacacctttgttGTGCTGACTGTGAGCCAG ATGTCTAAGAGGGAGCAGATTGTTTGCAGTGTTGAGGAGTATTTCCAGGAACTAGGGCCAACTGTTACATTCAGCAACCTGCACTACTGTGTTCAGGAGAAGAGGCTCTGCTGCAAGAGAGGTCCTGAAAAATACATCCTCAAAGATGTGAG TGGCATCATGAGACCTGGGATGAATGCTATCATGGGCGCCACTGGAAGTGGAAAAACATC ACTCCTGGATGTAATCGCAGGCAGAAAAGACCCTGCTGGACTGCAGCAAGGAAAGGTCTTGGTGGATGGGAAAGTCGTCACATCTGACCTCAGGCTCAGCTCTGCTTATGTGGTTCAG GATGACATCCTGATGGGCACACTGACTGTGAAGGAGAACCTTCAGTTCAGTGCCAACCTCCGTCTCAAACCTCAGCATcactcctccactgataaaaagAGCAGAGTAGATGCCATCATACAAGAACTGGGCCTAACAGACTGTGCAGACACTAAG ATAGGGACAGAGTTTCTGCGTGGCGTATCTGGAggtgaaaggaagaggtgtagCATCGGGATGGAGCTCGTCACCTCTCCCTCTTTGCTGTTTCTGGATGAACCGACCACCGGGCTAGATTCCAACAGTGCAAACTGTATCATCAGTGTACTGCACAG GCTGTCCAGAAAAGGTAAGACTGTGATCTTCTCCATCCACCAGCCACGCTACTCCATTTTCAGACAGTTTGACCATCTGACTCTGATGCATAAAGGGGAGGTAGTGTATGCAGGAGCAGCAGACCATGCACTGGAGTACTTCACAGACCTTG GCTACCAAATTGAGTCCTTCAACAACCCTGCTGATTTCTTTATGGACATCACAAATGGAGAGGCAGTATCAACATTAGAATCACTTACTGCAG AGTGTAAAGACACACTGGCAATGAAATACAGTCAGTCTCAACTTTGCCGGAATGTGCTTGAGGAGTTGGATCATGTGAACCAGAGCGTTGCTGAAAGGGCCAAAAGTCAAGACAAGGGAGCCGACTTTGCCACCTCTTTCCTCTATCAG atGCATGTGGTCTGTGGCAGGACGGTGCTAAACACTCTGAGGAACCCTCAGACCTCTTATGCCCAGTTGGCTCTCAACATCTTTTTTGCAATTCTGGTGGGACTCATTTATTACCAAATGCCCTTAACGCTGCCCGAGGCTTTACAGAACAG GAATGGAGCGTTCTTCTTCCTTATCCTCAACATGGTGTTTGGGAATCTCTCTGCAGTGGAACTCTTTATCAATGAAAGGGCAATATTCAT TCACGAGAACTCCAGTGGCTATTACCGTACTTCTGTCTATTTCCTGTCCAAGGTCTTCGCTGATCTCATCCCCAACCGCATCTTCCCTATCTTTGCGTTTTCAATCATAGCCTACTATATGATGG GGTTGAAGCCTGCTTTTGAGGCCTTCATGTGTTTTGCCCTGACCATGTGTCTGGTCAGTCTGGCAGGAGTCAGTCTGGCCTTCCTCGCCTCAGCAAGTGCATCTTCATTTGGCATGGCTAATATCCTCATTGCTCTACCCTTCGTCTTCATGATG GTCTTTGGTGGATTTCTTGTTAATCTCAATACCATGCTGAGCTGGCTCTCCTGGCTGAAATGGATCAGTATCTTCAGATATGGATTGAAT GCTGCATTCATCAACGAGATGACAGGACAGATTTTCTACAGTAACACCACTAT GATCCCAGGGGAGCTGTTCCTGATAAGCCAGGACATCGACTACTCTGTGTGGGGCTTCTGGCAGAACCAGGTGGCTCTGCTGGGAATCATATTGGTCTGCATGTTCCTGGCCTACGTACAGCTGCGACGAATCAACCGCTGGAAATGA